In Sphingobacterium thalpophilum, a genomic segment contains:
- a CDS encoding TonB-dependent receptor — MFTRQKAMLLPSLALFSVVAFAQQTEIRGRITDSGTAAPIVGASLVVKGTTIATKTNEKGEFVLQTSGNQGTLEISYVGYASQTIAVAGRKFLDIQLAPTEKGLDEVVVTGYQTERKKDLTGAVSVVNVAEMMKAPENNPMKALQGRVAGMTVTSDGSPSGAATVRMRGISSINSSQDPLYVIDGTPTQGGMHELNSNDIESIQVLKDASSASIYGSRAANGVIVITTKKGKMGAPKLTVDAYATSTHFNNRMKVLDAQQYGRALWQATINNGGNPNGNNIGYQFEWNNDANGVPQLNTVFVSKYIDREHTMYASDTDWFKEVSKPGLQQSYNATLSSGTEKSSSFFSLGYLHNNGTLRYTDFQRISARMNADYKLFDGRLVVGENFTVNNTGEVQVPGDVLDLSLKALPIIPVHTVDGIGWGGPALGMNDRHNPMRVLYDNRNNKYNYWRLFGNAYADLQLIKGLHVRTSYGLDYSNFYKRNLEVSYRSGFMNSSRSGVNMEQSHGMKWTWSNTATYRKAIDKHTIDVLAGIEMNRQNDINFNAYTAGDGAFAIETPEYMWPGVSTGTAAVGGGSTGFSLLSYFGKANYSYDDRYLASFTVRHDGSSRFGKNNRFATFPAVTAGWRISSERFMASTKNYISDLKLRVGWGQTGNQGIGNLATYALFVPEYGVADPTWNIVDGTAYDLSGAGTGKLPSGYRKIQTENNDLKWETTTQTNIGLDFSLFNQSLYGSIDWYVKATKDMLINPAYIGVVGEGGYRWANGASMENKGLDISAGYRNKITFGLDYDVMAVFSTYKNKVTHLPEAVENSYGGRQGDNIIGRPLGSFYGYVTDGIFQNQDEVDAHVNQTGKGIGRLRYVNVYDADKQITDMDRTWIGSPHPDFSYSLNIVLKYKSFDLSAYFQGVQGIDVENWLKKQTDFWSVDDVNSNKGVRLLNAWTPQNPTSTIPALQTTNNNDEGRLSNYFIENGSYMKLRNLSLGYTLPTATAAHLRMSRLRIYVTGQNLFTVKSKNFTGVDPENVGWGYPIPTTWTAGVNIGF, encoded by the coding sequence ATGTTTACAAGACAGAAAGCAATGCTGCTCCCGTCTTTGGCACTTTTTTCTGTTGTCGCATTTGCGCAACAGACTGAAATCCGGGGAAGAATTACGGATAGTGGGACAGCAGCACCTATAGTAGGGGCATCTTTAGTGGTGAAGGGAACCACAATAGCCACCAAGACAAATGAAAAGGGAGAATTTGTCCTTCAGACTTCGGGCAATCAGGGTACATTGGAAATAAGCTATGTCGGCTATGCCTCCCAGACGATTGCTGTGGCAGGAAGAAAGTTCCTCGATATTCAGCTTGCGCCTACCGAAAAGGGGCTCGATGAAGTGGTCGTTACGGGATATCAAACAGAACGGAAGAAGGATTTGACGGGTGCTGTGAGTGTTGTTAATGTTGCTGAGATGATGAAGGCTCCGGAAAATAACCCGATGAAAGCGCTGCAAGGACGGGTAGCTGGTATGACAGTAACTTCGGATGGTAGTCCGAGTGGAGCGGCAACAGTGCGTATGCGCGGAATCAGTTCCATCAACAGTAGTCAGGATCCCTTGTATGTCATTGATGGAACCCCCACACAGGGAGGAATGCATGAACTCAATTCGAATGATATCGAAAGTATTCAGGTTTTAAAGGACGCTTCTTCGGCGAGTATCTATGGCTCGCGCGCAGCGAATGGTGTTATTGTCATCACGACAAAAAAAGGAAAGATGGGTGCCCCTAAACTTACAGTAGACGCCTATGCCACCAGTACGCATTTTAATAATCGCATGAAAGTGCTGGATGCCCAACAATATGGTCGTGCATTGTGGCAGGCCACCATCAATAATGGCGGAAACCCCAACGGAAATAATATTGGTTATCAGTTTGAATGGAATAACGACGCAAATGGCGTACCTCAGCTCAATACTGTTTTTGTTTCCAAGTATATCGACCGTGAACATACCATGTACGCTTCCGATACCGATTGGTTTAAGGAAGTTTCAAAACCGGGATTGCAACAATCTTACAATGCGACATTAAGCTCCGGGACAGAAAAATCCAGTTCCTTTTTCTCCTTAGGTTATTTGCACAACAATGGGACACTCCGTTACACGGATTTCCAGCGGATATCTGCCCGGATGAATGCCGATTATAAATTGTTTGATGGACGCTTGGTGGTGGGCGAGAATTTTACGGTAAACAATACCGGTGAAGTGCAGGTACCGGGCGATGTGCTTGACCTTTCGTTAAAAGCATTGCCCATTATTCCTGTCCATACAGTAGATGGAATAGGATGGGGTGGACCAGCATTGGGAATGAACGACCGCCATAATCCCATGCGTGTACTTTATGATAACCGGAACAATAAATATAATTATTGGCGGTTGTTTGGAAATGCCTATGCGGATCTACAGCTTATAAAAGGTCTGCATGTCCGCACCAGTTACGGTTTGGACTATAGTAATTTTTACAAACGTAATTTGGAAGTATCCTATCGTTCGGGATTTATGAATAGCAGCCGGAGTGGGGTTAATATGGAACAGTCCCATGGAATGAAGTGGACTTGGTCCAATACGGCGACATATCGGAAGGCAATCGACAAACATACAATAGATGTGCTTGCTGGTATCGAAATGAACCGTCAGAATGATATTAATTTTAACGCCTATACCGCTGGTGATGGTGCATTTGCCATAGAAACACCAGAGTATATGTGGCCAGGTGTGAGTACGGGTACAGCGGCAGTAGGAGGTGGCTCTACAGGCTTCTCGCTGCTATCCTATTTTGGAAAGGCCAATTATTCCTATGATGACCGTTATCTGGCTTCTTTCACCGTACGCCACGATGGCTCTTCCCGCTTCGGTAAAAATAACCGCTTTGCCACTTTTCCAGCAGTAACGGCAGGCTGGCGGATCTCTTCTGAACGCTTTATGGCAAGTACAAAAAATTATATTTCTGACCTCAAGTTACGTGTGGGATGGGGGCAGACAGGCAACCAGGGTATTGGTAATCTGGCTACCTATGCCCTGTTCGTCCCCGAATATGGTGTTGCTGATCCAACATGGAATATCGTGGACGGTACAGCATACGATCTATCGGGTGCAGGAACGGGAAAGTTACCATCGGGATACCGCAAAATCCAAACGGAAAATAATGATCTGAAATGGGAAACTACCACGCAGACGAATATAGGCTTGGACTTTTCATTGTTTAATCAAAGTCTCTATGGTTCGATTGACTGGTATGTTAAAGCAACCAAAGATATGTTGATCAATCCAGCCTATATCGGTGTGGTCGGAGAGGGCGGTTACCGTTGGGCGAATGGTGCCTCCATGGAAAATAAAGGTTTGGACATATCGGCCGGATATCGTAATAAAATAACCTTTGGATTGGATTATGATGTAATGGCTGTGTTCTCGACCTATAAAAACAAGGTGACACATTTACCCGAAGCAGTAGAAAACTCCTATGGTGGTCGTCAAGGAGACAATATTATCGGCCGGCCGCTGGGGTCATTTTATGGCTATGTCACCGACGGCATTTTTCAGAATCAGGACGAGGTGGATGCGCACGTCAATCAGACCGGTAAAGGGATAGGGCGTTTACGTTATGTCAACGTCTATGATGCGGACAAGCAGATCACCGATATGGACCGTACATGGATTGGTAGTCCTCATCCTGATTTTTCTTATAGTTTGAACATTGTGCTAAAATATAAAAGCTTTGACCTATCTGCGTACTTTCAGGGGGTACAGGGAATAGATGTTGAAAACTGGCTGAAAAAGCAAACGGACTTCTGGAGTGTGGACGACGTCAATTCCAATAAAGGTGTACGTCTGCTCAATGCCTGGACACCACAAAATCCAACGTCAACGATCCCGGCCTTACAAACAACAAATAACAACGACGAGGGCCGTCTGTCAAATTACTTTATCGAGAATGGATCTTATATGAAGCTCCGGAATTTGTCTCTGGGCTACACTTTGCCAACAGCAACCGCCGCACACCTACGTATGAGCCGATTAAGGATTTATGTAACTGGTCAGAATCTATTTACCGTTAAATCAAAAAATTTCACCGGTGTGGATCCTGAAAATGTAGGTTGGGGTTATCCAATTCCAACGACCTGGACAGCTGGGGTAAACATTGGATTTTAA